The Amycolatopsis nigrescens CSC17Ta-90 genomic interval ATCGTGCGCCATGGTGGCTTGTGATGGCGCCATAGATGTGCCATAGTGGTGCCATGGACCTGACAGCGTACGTGGACAACCTCGGCCGGGAGCTCGCGGCGGCGTTCGAGGCCGGTGGCGACGAGTCCCGCGAGCTGTTCGAGCGGCTGACCGGATCGCTGGAGTCGGCGATCCGGCTCACCCTGCTGGACGCGCTGTCCGGTGCCATGGACGAGATCACCCGGGACCTGGCGCCCGGCTCGGTCGAGCTGCGCCTGCGCGGCCGGGACCCGCGATTTGTCGTGACGCCACCGCCGCCGGAGCAGCCGGCATCGCGCCCGGCCGCATCCACCGCGGAGGCGGCATCGCGGGTGGATGGACACCTCGGCACCGAGGACGGCGCGATGGCGCGCATCAACTTCCGCGTTCCCGAACAGCTCAAGACGGCGATCGAGAAGGCGGCGGCCGAGCAGCGCCGGTCGGTGAACGCCTGGCTGGTCCGGGTCGCCTCGGCCGCGCTGGAAACACAGGACCGCGCTGCCCGTCCCGCACCGCAGGGCAGGCGCGGCCCGGAGAGCCGCATCGGCTGGGTGCACTAGCCCGCTCGCACGACCCACGACACGTCCCCCACCAGCGGGGATGCCCAACCAACCCAGAAGAAGAGGACAGTCATGCCCATTTTCGATACGCCGGAACCCATCTCGGCCACCATCGACCTCGGCGTCGGTGACGTGCGGATCAGCGCGAGCGACCGGACCGACACGGTGGTCGAGGTGCGCCCGAGCGACCAGACCGATGAGTCGGACGTCAAGGCCGCGAAGCAGGTCCGCGTCGAGTACGTGAACGGGGAGCTGCTGGTCACCGGGCCGCGGCCGCGGTTCTTCGACCCCTCGCGCAAGACCAGGTCGGTCGACGTGACGATCGAGCTGCCCTCGGGTTCCAGGGTGCACGGCGACGCCGCGATCGGTCAGTTTCACGGCACCGGGCTGCTCGGCGAGTGCCGGTTCGAGATGTCCGCCGGACACGTCCGGCTGGACGGGACGGGACCGTTGCGGGTGGACACCGGGGCGGGCTACGTCGTGGTGGACCGAGTCGCCGGCAACGCGGAGGTCAGCACCGGCTCCGGGCGGGTGACCATCGGCGAGGTCGACGGCACCGGCGTGGTCAAGAACTCCAACGGCCGCACCGAGATCGGCGCCGCCACCGGCGAGGTCCGGGTCCGCGCCGCCAACGGTGACATCTCCGTCGACAGGGCGAGCGCCGGGGTCGACGCGAAGTGCGCCAACGGCAGCATCTTCGTCGGCGAGGTGATCCGCGGCGCACTCGTGCTCAACACCTCGACCGGTGACCTCGAAGTCGGTGTCGCGGACGGCATCGACGCGTGGCTCGACCTGGACACCGGCTACGGCCGCGTGCGCAACGCGCTCTCCGGCACCTCCCCGCAGCCCGGCGGCGACGGCGAGACCGTCGAGGTCCGCGCGCACACCTCCTTCGGCGACATCACCGTCCGCCGCGCCTGAATCCGATCGAACCTGCCGAAAGGGAACCAAGAACATGACCACGAGGCCTTCTCGGTCCGCCATCACGGCGACCGGACTCCGCAAGTCCTACGGCGACAAGACCGTGCTCGACGGCATCGACCTGAACGTGCCGCGGGGCACCGTCTTCGCGCTGCTCGGTGCGAACGGCGCGGGCAAGACCACCACGGTCAAGATCCTGTCCACGCTGATCAACGCCGACCACGGTGCCGCGACGGTTGCCGGGCACGACCTGGCGGGTGACCCCGACGCGGTGCGTGCCTCGATCGGGGTCACCGGCCAGTTCTCGGCGGTGGACAACCTGCTCACCGGCGAGGAGAACCTGATCCTGATGGCGAAGCTGCACCACCTCGGCCGGGCCGAGGGGAGGCGGCTGGCCACCGAGCTGCTCGCCCGGTTCGACCTGACCGAGGCCGGGAAGAAGACCGTTTCCACCTACTCCGGCGGCATGCGGCGGCGGCTCGATCTCGCGATGACACTGGTCGGCAGCCCGCAGGTGATCTTCCTCGACGAACCGACCACCGGGCTGGACCCGCGCAGCCGCCGCGGCCTGTGGCAGATCGTCCGCGATCTGGTGGCCGGCGGCGTCACCATCTTCCTCACCACGCAGTACCTGGAGGAGGCCGACGAGCTCGCCGACCGGATCGCCGTGCTCGACCACGGGCGGCTGGTCGCCGAGGGCACCGCGGACGAGCTCAAGCGCCGCATCCCCGGTGGTCACGTCCAGCTCCGGTTCGCCGACGCCCGCGGTCTCGACGCGGCCGTGCGGGCAATCGCGGGCGGGACGCCCGACGTCGAGTCGCTGACCCTCCGGGTGCCCAGCGACGGCAGCCTCCGCTCGTTGAAGGCCCTGATCAACCGGCTCGACGCGGACACGATCGACGTCGACCAGCTGACCGTGCACACCCCCGACCTCGACGACGTCTTCCTCGCCCTGACCGGCACCAACCCCGCGAACGAGAAGGTGGCAGCCCGATGAGCACCATGACCCACGCGCCCCACCGCACGGCGAGCACCCGCTCCCACGCGCTGAGCGACTCGGCCACCATGCTGAGCCGCAACCTCAAGCACATGCTCCGCTACCCGTCGATGACGGTGATGCTGGTCGGGATGCCGATCGTCTTCCTGCTGCTGTTCGTCTACGTGTTCGGCGGCACGCTGGGTGCCGGGCTCGGCGGTGCGTCCGGTGGGCGCGCGGAGTACGTCAACTACGTGGTGCCCGCGATCATCCTGATGACCGTCACCAGTGCGGTGCAGGGCACCGCCGTGTCGGTCGCGATGGACATGACCGAAGGCATCATCGCCCGCTTCCGCACCATGTCCATAGCCAGAGTCTCGGTGCTGACCGGGCACGTGCTGGGCAGCCTGATCCAGGTGGTGCTCAGCGTCGCCGTCGTCCTCGGTGTCGCCTTCCTGGTCGGCTTCCGCCCCTCGGCGGGCTTCGGTGACTGGCTCGCCGCCGGCGGTGTCATCCTGGCGATGGGGTTCGCGCTGATCTGGCTGTCGGTCGCGCTGGGGCAGGCGAGCGGCAGCGTGGAGACCGCGAGCAACGTGGGCATGCCGCTGGTGCTGCTGCCCTTCCTCGGCAGCGGGTTCGTGCCGACCGACTCGATGCCGGCCGCGATCCGCTGGTTCGCCGAGTACCAGCCGTTCACGCCGATCATCGAAACCCTGCGCGGCCTGCTGATGGGCACGCCGATCGGCAACAACCTGGCGATCGCGCTCGGCTGGTGCTTCGTCATCGCGCTGGGTGGCTACCTCTGGGCGAAGAAGCTGTTCAACCGCGAGTACTCCCGCTGATTGTTCTTCCGTACCAAAGGAAGCAGCACGCCTGCCGTTCTCGACCCGGTCGAGAACGGCAGGCGTGCTTTATCGCGTTCAGGCGGTTTCGAGCTGGTACAGCTCGGGCAGGGAGACCTTGATCGGCTCCTGGGTGGTCCGTGCGATCACCACGACCACCGGCTCGTCCGGGTCGGGATTCTCCTCGCGATGCGGGACTAACGGGGGAACGAGCAGGAAGTCGCCAGGGCCGGCGGAGATCCGCACCTCCTGGGTGCCGTCGTGGTAGACGAACACGGGATGGCCGCTGACCACGTAGATCCCCGCCTCCGAGTCGCCGTGGTGGTGATCGTCGGTCGCGCTCGAAGGCGGGTTCCGAACCAGGCCCATCCAGAGCTTCTTCGAGCCGGTCGTGGCGCCGCTGATCGCGGTGTGACCGTCCAGCTCGCCGGCCCGGACGTGGTGGACGCGGTTGCCCCGCGGCGGTTCGGCGTTGGTGTTCACTGCGGAACCGGTGTGCTGGTGGGTGGTCATCCCGTGCCTCCTGGTGGTTTCGGTGGTCTTCGTCCGGGAACCCAGGTTGCGGCCACCGGGCCGTGCGCCGCAAAGATTTTTGCTGCTTTGGCAAAGCGTTGGCGATATCCCGTTGAGAATTGTCCTTAATGCCGATGGTAGGCCGAGTGGGTGCGGGTTAATGTTCGAACACAATTCCCACTCGCTCGAAAGGCATTCATATGCACGCCCAGCTCGTTCTGTTCGACGGCTTTGATCCGCTCGATGTGGTGGCGCCCTACGAGGTGTTGTATGCGGGCGGTATCGCATCCGGTGGAGCGCTGACGGTCGAACTGGTCTCGGCCGAAGGGCCTCGTGAGGTGGTCGGCGGCACTGGTGGGCTGACCCTGCGCGCCACCGCCGCCCTCGATCCGGCCCGGCCCGGTCTCGTCCTGGTCCCCGGCGCTTCCGGTCGGGTCGGGGAGCCCGCCGACGGGCCGGACGAGCACATTCCGGCGCTGCTCGGCCGCGCCTTGACCACCGAGCTGCCTGCGCTGCTGAAGGAGGCAATGGGGAATCGGAGTACGACTGTGACCGCCGTCTGCGGCGGTTCACTGGTGCTGGCCATGGCCGGCCTGCTGGAGGGCCGGCACGTCACCACGCACCACCTCGGCCTCGACCTGCTCGACGCCACCGGCGCCCATGCGGTGCCCGCCCGCGTCGTGGACGACGGAGACGTGGTCACCGCGGCGGGTGTCACCT includes:
- a CDS encoding ABC transporter permease — encoded protein: MSTMTHAPHRTASTRSHALSDSATMLSRNLKHMLRYPSMTVMLVGMPIVFLLLFVYVFGGTLGAGLGGASGGRAEYVNYVVPAIILMTVTSAVQGTAVSVAMDMTEGIIARFRTMSIARVSVLTGHVLGSLIQVVLSVAVVLGVAFLVGFRPSAGFGDWLAAGGVILAMGFALIWLSVALGQASGSVETASNVGMPLVLLPFLGSGFVPTDSMPAAIRWFAEYQPFTPIIETLRGLLMGTPIGNNLAIALGWCFVIALGGYLWAKKLFNREYSR
- a CDS encoding DUF4097 family beta strand repeat-containing protein, whose product is MPIFDTPEPISATIDLGVGDVRISASDRTDTVVEVRPSDQTDESDVKAAKQVRVEYVNGELLVTGPRPRFFDPSRKTRSVDVTIELPSGSRVHGDAAIGQFHGTGLLGECRFEMSAGHVRLDGTGPLRVDTGAGYVVVDRVAGNAEVSTGSGRVTIGEVDGTGVVKNSNGRTEIGAATGEVRVRAANGDISVDRASAGVDAKCANGSIFVGEVIRGALVLNTSTGDLEVGVADGIDAWLDLDTGYGRVRNALSGTSPQPGGDGETVEVRAHTSFGDITVRRA
- a CDS encoding DJ-1/PfpI family protein, whose translation is MHAQLVLFDGFDPLDVVAPYEVLYAGGIASGGALTVELVSAEGPREVVGGTGGLTLRATAALDPARPGLVLVPGASGRVGEPADGPDEHIPALLGRALTTELPALLKEAMGNRSTTVTAVCGGSLVLAMAGLLEGRHVTTHHLGLDLLDATGAHAVPARVVDDGDVVTAAGVTSGLDLGLYLLEREIGPRVAHAVEELFAHERRGVVWRDSGPAPIAF
- a CDS encoding cupin domain-containing protein, with translation MTTHQHTGSAVNTNAEPPRGNRVHHVRAGELDGHTAISGATTGSKKLWMGLVRNPPSSATDDHHHGDSEAGIYVVSGHPVFVYHDGTQEVRISAGPGDFLLVPPLVPHREENPDPDEPVVVVIARTTQEPIKVSLPELYQLETA
- a CDS encoding daunorubicin resistance protein DrrA family ABC transporter ATP-binding protein, which encodes MTTRPSRSAITATGLRKSYGDKTVLDGIDLNVPRGTVFALLGANGAGKTTTVKILSTLINADHGAATVAGHDLAGDPDAVRASIGVTGQFSAVDNLLTGEENLILMAKLHHLGRAEGRRLATELLARFDLTEAGKKTVSTYSGGMRRRLDLAMTLVGSPQVIFLDEPTTGLDPRSRRGLWQIVRDLVAGGVTIFLTTQYLEEADELADRIAVLDHGRLVAEGTADELKRRIPGGHVQLRFADARGLDAAVRAIAGGTPDVESLTLRVPSDGSLRSLKALINRLDADTIDVDQLTVHTPDLDDVFLALTGTNPANEKVAAR